A single window of Bombus affinis isolate iyBomAffi1 chromosome 15, iyBomAffi1.2, whole genome shotgun sequence DNA harbors:
- the LOC126924842 gene encoding uncharacterized protein LOC126924842 isoform X1 produces MSITASTERMDTTKDLPKKKFININLLSLKLLLFLFFGGMGCLFPFLPLHMIEMGLSIDQIRMISIISPAVAILGPLFAAPIADKLAGHQGRGDKTSTGRYLRVMIAIACFLSAIFYAFLLLIPTADRIEPPRERRPDLKFNCDQTGAVVLQERCKDDISCHRWSDETRVGPLLLEGCNYACYPIGSKRWDSDNNDGSTTSGTTDSDVIVLDGSGETTVIPLESEIYAQLNVQEQEETKKTRRFTIPESEPPHLCFKEGDNVVCHVYTKYSGNLAINATLKQALNNESDRDWCAYPLAEYFACRIPPELETRMAEIYQSCSIECSLVDPYTLPDSVLIESQCQQTEDWTHLVFWTYLAIRSAADIFPTTAVALIDAAVVIATRETSCGRGDVGRQLAFGSLGFAIFGPLTGYLCTLIENLNSFYYLPIGIHVVMMLLSALVALCANGMPLSPPEWWWHTRSGMLALPMSAIKRYGSETVALVIVLIIMGTFWSAMDSYLPLHLQKLGADELPISVAMTVGAIPAFLFLWKSEHLVDYCGHSNLLITAFTVYIIRFTGLSLVAEPWWSLIFEALEVFTLGIMWVTAILYLRHLVPRHLTVTAQALPVIAHFCVGRCIGAVVGAYISVSGSDIVGSLRFVYRCMAVAAAAVAGLYFVLYHGLLKPRCHAHTIQSPRQPPTIVQAAIKEYELTMNGNGNYTPLRVYHNCMGRKGQFRY; encoded by the exons atgtCGATCACGGCGTCCACGGAGAGAATGGACACAACCAAGGACCTGCCCAAGAAGAAGTTTATTAACATCAATCTTCTCTCGTTGAAGCTACTGTTATTCCTCTTTTTTGGAG GAATGGGATGTCTCTTCCCTTTTCTTCCTTTACACATGATTGAAATGGGATTGAGCATCGACCAGATCCGAATGATCTCAATAATCTCGCCAGCAGTCGCGATCTTAGGGCCTCTGTTTGCCGCTCCAATCGCAGATAAGTTAGCAGGTCATCAAGGAAGAGGCGACAAAACTTCAACTGGTCGTTACCTCAGGGTGATGATTGCCATTGCCTGCTTCCTCTCTGCCATTTTCTATGCTTTTCTTCTATTGATTCCAACAGCTGATCGCATTGAACCTCCAAGAGAAAGAAGACCTGATCTAAAGTTTAACTGCGATCAAACAGGAGCGGTGGTGTTGCAAGAAAGATGCAAAGATGATATTTCTTGCCACAGATGGTCTGACGAAACCAGAGTTGGCCCATTGCTTCTGGAAGGATGCAATTATGCTTGTTACCCTATAGGATCAAAACGGTGGGATTCCGACAATAACGATGGTTCCACTACTTCTGGAACGACCGATTCCGATGTTATTGTTCTAGATGGCAGTGGCGAAACAACGGTGATTCCTCTCGAGAGTGAAATATACGCCCAGCTAAATGTGCAG GAacaagaagaaacgaagaaaacgcGAAGATTCACCATACCTGAAAGCGAACCACCTCATTTATGTTTTAAAGAGGGTGATAATGTTGTTTGTCATGTTTACACCAAATATTCAGGCAATCTAGCTATAAATGCTACTCTGAAACAAGCCTTGAACAATGAAAGTGATCGAGATTGGTGTGCATATCCTCTGGCTGAGTACTTTGCTTGTCGTATACCTCCTGAACTTGAAACCAGAATGGCAGAAATTTATCAGAGTTGTTCCATTGAATGTAGCTTAGTTGATCCATACACTCTTCCGG ATAGCGTCCTCATAGAGAGTCAATGCCAACAGACAGAAGATTGGACCCACTTAGTATTCTGGACATATTTAGCTATTCGATCAGCTGCAGACATTTTCCCAACAACGGCTGTAGCTCTGATCGATGCAGCAGTTGTAATAGCCACCAGAGAAACATCCTGTGGACGCGGAGACGTAGGACGACAGTTGGCTTTCGGTTCGCTTGGCTTTGCCATCTTCGGTCCTCTAACCGGCTATTTATGCACtcttatagaaaatttgaactCTTTCTATTATTTGCCAATCGGTATACACGTGGTTATGATGCTTTTGTCAGCCTTGGTAGCTCTTTGTGCGAACGGAATGCCTCTCAGTCCACCGGAATGGTGGTGGCATACTAGAAGTGGCATGTTAGCACTTCCCATGAGCGCTATCAAGAGATACGGTAGTGAAACTGTCGCTCTAGTAATTGTACTGATCATTATGGGGACTTTCTGGAGCGCCATGGATAGTTATCTACCTTT ACATCTACAAAAGTTAGGAGCTGACGAACTTCCCATTAGTGTAGCTATGACAGTCGGAGCTATTCCAGCGTTTCTATTTCTTTGGAAATCTGAACATTTAGTTGACTACTGTGGTCACAGTAACCTTCTCATCACTGCCTTCACTGTGTATATTATTAG GTTTACTGGTTTAAGCCTCGTAGCAGAACCTTGGTGGTCTTTAATTTTCGAGGCTCTTGAAGTTTTCACGCTAGGTATCATGTGGGTTACCGCCATTCTTTACCTACGACATCTCGTCCCGCGTCACTTGACTGTGACTGCTCAGGCATTACCTGTGATTGCGCATTTCTGCGTTG GTCGATGCATCGGAGCCGTGGTTGGTGCTTACATCAGCGTCAGCGGCTCTGACATCGTTGGCTCGTTAAGATTCGTTTACCGTTGTATGGCCGTCGCTGCTGCGGCTGTTGCCGGTTTATACTTCGTCCTATATCATGGCCTATTAAAACCGCGATGTCATGCACACACCATACAAAGCCCACGACAACCCCCCACTATCGTACAGG CTGCTATTAAGGAATATGAATTAA CGATGAACGGAAATGGAAATTACACACCACTCAGGGTTTATCACAACTGTATGGGTAGAAAAGGTCAATTCCGCTATTGA
- the LOC126924842 gene encoding uncharacterized protein LOC126924842 isoform X2 — translation MSITASTERMDTTKDLPKKKFININLLSLKLLLFLFFGGMGCLFPFLPLHMIEMGLSIDQIRMISIISPAVAILGPLFAAPIADKLAGHQGRGDKTSTGRYLRVMIAIACFLSAIFYAFLLLIPTADRIEPPRERRPDLKFNCDQTGAVVLQERCKDDISCHRWSDETRVGPLLLEGCNYACYPIGSKRWDSDNNDGSTTSGTTDSDVIVLDGSGETTVIPLESEIYAQLNVQEQEETKKTRRFTIPESEPPHLCFKEGDNVVCHVYTKYSGNLAINATLKQALNNESDRDWCAYPLAEYFACRIPPELETRMAEIYQSCSIECSLVDPYTLPDSVLIESQCQQTEDWTHLVFWTYLAIRSAADIFPTTAVALIDAAVVIATRETSCGRGDVGRQLAFGSLGFAIFGPLTGYLCTLIENLNSFYYLPIGIHVVMMLLSALVALCANGMPLSPPEWWWHTRSGMLALPMSAIKRYGSETVALVIVLIIMGTFWSAMDSYLPLHLQKLGADELPISVAMTVGAIPAFLFLWKSEHLVDYCGHSNLLITAFTVYIIRFTGLSLVAEPWWSLIFEALEVFTLGIMWVTAILYLRHLVPRHLTVTAQALPVIAHFCVGRCIGAVVGAYISVSGSDIVGSLRFVYRCMAVAAAAVAGLYFVLYHGLLKPRCHAHTIQSPRQPPTIVQAMNGNGNYTPLRVYHNCMGRKGQFRY, via the exons atgtCGATCACGGCGTCCACGGAGAGAATGGACACAACCAAGGACCTGCCCAAGAAGAAGTTTATTAACATCAATCTTCTCTCGTTGAAGCTACTGTTATTCCTCTTTTTTGGAG GAATGGGATGTCTCTTCCCTTTTCTTCCTTTACACATGATTGAAATGGGATTGAGCATCGACCAGATCCGAATGATCTCAATAATCTCGCCAGCAGTCGCGATCTTAGGGCCTCTGTTTGCCGCTCCAATCGCAGATAAGTTAGCAGGTCATCAAGGAAGAGGCGACAAAACTTCAACTGGTCGTTACCTCAGGGTGATGATTGCCATTGCCTGCTTCCTCTCTGCCATTTTCTATGCTTTTCTTCTATTGATTCCAACAGCTGATCGCATTGAACCTCCAAGAGAAAGAAGACCTGATCTAAAGTTTAACTGCGATCAAACAGGAGCGGTGGTGTTGCAAGAAAGATGCAAAGATGATATTTCTTGCCACAGATGGTCTGACGAAACCAGAGTTGGCCCATTGCTTCTGGAAGGATGCAATTATGCTTGTTACCCTATAGGATCAAAACGGTGGGATTCCGACAATAACGATGGTTCCACTACTTCTGGAACGACCGATTCCGATGTTATTGTTCTAGATGGCAGTGGCGAAACAACGGTGATTCCTCTCGAGAGTGAAATATACGCCCAGCTAAATGTGCAG GAacaagaagaaacgaagaaaacgcGAAGATTCACCATACCTGAAAGCGAACCACCTCATTTATGTTTTAAAGAGGGTGATAATGTTGTTTGTCATGTTTACACCAAATATTCAGGCAATCTAGCTATAAATGCTACTCTGAAACAAGCCTTGAACAATGAAAGTGATCGAGATTGGTGTGCATATCCTCTGGCTGAGTACTTTGCTTGTCGTATACCTCCTGAACTTGAAACCAGAATGGCAGAAATTTATCAGAGTTGTTCCATTGAATGTAGCTTAGTTGATCCATACACTCTTCCGG ATAGCGTCCTCATAGAGAGTCAATGCCAACAGACAGAAGATTGGACCCACTTAGTATTCTGGACATATTTAGCTATTCGATCAGCTGCAGACATTTTCCCAACAACGGCTGTAGCTCTGATCGATGCAGCAGTTGTAATAGCCACCAGAGAAACATCCTGTGGACGCGGAGACGTAGGACGACAGTTGGCTTTCGGTTCGCTTGGCTTTGCCATCTTCGGTCCTCTAACCGGCTATTTATGCACtcttatagaaaatttgaactCTTTCTATTATTTGCCAATCGGTATACACGTGGTTATGATGCTTTTGTCAGCCTTGGTAGCTCTTTGTGCGAACGGAATGCCTCTCAGTCCACCGGAATGGTGGTGGCATACTAGAAGTGGCATGTTAGCACTTCCCATGAGCGCTATCAAGAGATACGGTAGTGAAACTGTCGCTCTAGTAATTGTACTGATCATTATGGGGACTTTCTGGAGCGCCATGGATAGTTATCTACCTTT ACATCTACAAAAGTTAGGAGCTGACGAACTTCCCATTAGTGTAGCTATGACAGTCGGAGCTATTCCAGCGTTTCTATTTCTTTGGAAATCTGAACATTTAGTTGACTACTGTGGTCACAGTAACCTTCTCATCACTGCCTTCACTGTGTATATTATTAG GTTTACTGGTTTAAGCCTCGTAGCAGAACCTTGGTGGTCTTTAATTTTCGAGGCTCTTGAAGTTTTCACGCTAGGTATCATGTGGGTTACCGCCATTCTTTACCTACGACATCTCGTCCCGCGTCACTTGACTGTGACTGCTCAGGCATTACCTGTGATTGCGCATTTCTGCGTTG GTCGATGCATCGGAGCCGTGGTTGGTGCTTACATCAGCGTCAGCGGCTCTGACATCGTTGGCTCGTTAAGATTCGTTTACCGTTGTATGGCCGTCGCTGCTGCGGCTGTTGCCGGTTTATACTTCGTCCTATATCATGGCCTATTAAAACCGCGATGTCATGCACACACCATACAAAGCCCACGACAACCCCCCACTATCGTACAGG CGATGAACGGAAATGGAAATTACACACCACTCAGGGTTTATCACAACTGTATGGGTAGAAAAGGTCAATTCCGCTATTGA